One window of the Ficedula albicollis isolate OC2 unplaced genomic scaffold, FicAlb1.5 N01283, whole genome shotgun sequence genome contains the following:
- the LOC101821382 gene encoding olfactory receptor 14A16-like, whose product MSNSSSISHFLLLALADTRQLQLLHFCLFLGISLAALLGNGLIISAVACGHHQHTPMFFFLLNLALTDLGCICTTVPKAMHNSLWDTRNISGSRACAHMAAAAWASGFLNALLHTANTFSLPLCQGNALGQFFCELPQILKLSCSKSKYHRELGLNVVSAFLFFACFVFMVFSYVQIFRAVLRIPSEQGRHKAFSICLPHLAVLSLFLSTGFFANLKPPSNSTLSLDLALSVLYSVVPPALNPLIYSLRNQELKAAVWRLMTGCFQEH is encoded by the exons ATGTCCAACAGCAGTTCCATCAGCCacttcctcctgctggcactggcagacacacggcagctgcagctcctgcacttctgcctcttcctgggcATCTCCCTGGCTGCCCTTCTGGGCAACGGCCTCATCATCAGTGCCGTAGCCTGCGGCCACCACCAGCACACCCCCAtgttcttcttcctgctcaacCTGGCCCTCACTGACCTGGGCTGCATCTGCACCACTGTGCCCAAAGCCATGCACAATTCCCTCTGGGACACCAGGAACATCtcc ggcagcagagcttgtgcccacatggcagcagctgcctgggccagTGGCTTTCTCAATGCTCTGCTTCACACAGCCAATACAttttccctgcccctgtgccaaGGCAATGCCCTGGGCCAGTTCTTCTGTGAGCTGCCCCAGATCCTCAAGCTCTCCTGCTCAAAATCCAAATACCACAGGGAGCTTGGGCTCAATGTGGTTAgtgctttcctgttttttgcttgttttgtgtTCATGGTTTTCTCCTATGTGCAGAtcttcagggctgtgctgaggatcccctctgagcagggacGGCACAAAGCCTTTTCCATCTGCCTCCCTCACCTGGCCGTGCTCTCCCTGTTTCTTAGCACGGGCTTTTTTGCTAACCTGAAGCCACCCTCCAACTCCACCCTATCCCTGGATCTGGCCCTGTCAGTTCTGTACTCAGTGGTGCCTCCAGCCCTGAACCCCCTCATCTACAGCCTGAGGAATCAGGAGCTCAAGGCTGCAGTGTGGAGACTGATGACTGGCTGTTTTCAGGAACATTAG